One Phaseolus vulgaris cultivar G19833 chromosome 4, P. vulgaris v2.0, whole genome shotgun sequence DNA window includes the following coding sequences:
- the LOC137838227 gene encoding F-box/kelch-repeat protein At3g06240-like produces MYLWNPSSDEFKIIPPNPIEYIPDSMDPKFEYHGFGYDCATGDYKVIRELILFPSFLAEDNFDYEEWDIAGSWEIYSLRSNSWRKLKYDISINSRCEIHDKFYLEGMCHWLGNWQESYDKFRKTYMVSFDLSNEEWFITPLPPIDKPLEIYDNFNINSVESRLFLFNGSISLISNYYETTTFSISILAEIGKKETWTKLITLGPLPYFSRPIGIGNMSNILFRTIDGKLAWLDLRTHLVEKLDVNAHRLICQLIVYKENLFPTKGINS; encoded by the coding sequence ATGTATTTATGGAATCCATCTAGCGATGAATTTAAGATCATCCCTCCCAATCCAATTGAGTATATACCAGATTCTATGGACCCTAAGTTTGAGTATCATGGATTTGGCTATGATTGTGCTACAGGTGATTATAAGGTAATTAGAGAATTAATTCTTTTTCCAAGTTTTCTTGCGGAGGATAACTTCGATTATGAAGAATGGGATATTGCAGGATCGTGGGAGATTTATAGTCTAAGAAGTAATTCTTGGAGGAAACTTAAATATGATATATCTATTAATTCAAGATGTGAAATACATGATAAATTCTACTTGGAGGGGATGTGTCATTGGTTAGGTAACTGGCAGGAAAGTTAtgataaatttagaaaaacataTATGGTATCATTTGACTTAAGCAATGAGGAATGGTTTATAACTCCCTTACCCCCAATCGATAAACCCTTAGAAatatatgataattttaatattaattcgGTGGAGAGTCGTTTATTTCTCTTCAATGGTTCAATTTCTTTGATATCAAACTATTACGAAACAACTACCTTTTCCATATCAATTTTGGCTGAAATTGGTAAGAAGGAAACATGGACTAAACTCATCACTCTTGGACCCTTACCTTACTTTTCGCGTCCTATTGGAATAGGAAATATGAGCAATATACTCTTCAGAACAATCGACGGTAAACTAGCTTGGCTTGACTTAAGAACCCACTTGGTTGAGAAGCTTGATGTCAATGCACATCGTTTAATATGTCAGCTAATAGTTTATAAGGAAAATCTTTTTCCAACTAAAGGAataaatagttaa